In the Colletotrichum higginsianum IMI 349063 chromosome 7 map unlocalized unitig_7, whole genome shotgun sequence genome, one interval contains:
- a CDS encoding Integral membrane protein, whose protein sequence is MTQQADVAAATPPATTAQSPSPSPRDRIIAHMNSDHQRELSLYLRHYAGLGHSAAATPWLKDVTLEGMTIAAGGLGGKEYHVAFDPALGSWADVRPAVVEMARVSRRALGLSDVAVTHFAPPQGFDVVVFGSVAFYFVCWLTLGFVLPGTPIWSFLQAVFPGGPRFYRWLVKAIFLPVLAIHLTECYWFHRTRLQRHGIEAGTSLWWTWIGSLFFEGVCGFMRFDAIVAAKKKENEGKSH, encoded by the coding sequence ATGACACAACaagccgacgtcgccgccgcgacccCTCCCGCCACTACGGCCCAGtccccatccccatctcCTCGCGACCGCATCATAGCGCACATGAACAGCGACCACCAGCGGGAGCTCTCCCTCTACCTGCGCCACTACGCCGGTCTCGGCcactccgccgccgccacgccgTGGCTCAAGGACGTGACTCTCGAGGGCAtgaccatcgccgccggcgggctcggcggcaaggaaTACCACGTCGCCTTCGACCCGGCCCTTGGCTCCTGGGCCGACGTGcgccccgccgtcgtcgagatggcgcGCGTCTCGCGCCGGGCGCTGGGGCTCAGTGACGTTGCCGTCACCCACTTTGCGCCGCCGCAAGGCTTTGACGTCGTTGTCTTCGGCTCCGTTGCCTTTTACTTTGTCTGCTGGCTCACGCTGGGGTTCGTGCTGCCCGGCACCCCCATCTGGTCCTTCCTCCAGGCCGTGTTCCCTGGTGGGCCCAGGTTCTACCGATGGCTGGTCAAGGCCATTTTCCTGCCCGTGCTGGCCATCCATCTGACCGAGTGCTACTGGTTCCACCGGACGAGGCTCCAGAGGCacggcatcgaggccggcacgAGTCTCTGGTGGACGTGGATCGGGAGCTTGTTCTTCGAGGGGGTGTGCGGCTTTATGAGGTTCGACGCCATtgtcgccgccaagaagaaggagaacgaGGGGAAGAGCCACTAG
- a CDS encoding NLP1 protein, producing the protein MAPSLFRLASWLAAAAGTVLAAPVERRGVIDHDAVVGFKETVPSGTVGNLYLKYKPYLKVVNGCVPFPAVDAAGNTGAGLKPTGSSNGGCSSSTGQVYARGAAYNGAYAIMYSYYMPKDSPATGLGHTHDWENIVVWLSAASESATVLGVSVSAHGNYDKKTSGISYTSTTHPRVGYRSIFPVNHQMIFTSDQGGQQPVIAWESLPAAARTALENTDFGSANVPMKEGNFVNNLGKAAL; encoded by the exons ATGGCCCCCTCGCTCTTCCGTCTCGCCTCGTGGCTCGCTGCCGCGGCCGgcaccgtcctcgccgcccccgtcgagcgccgcggcgtcatcgaccacgatgccgtcgtcggcttcaaGGAGACCGTCCCCTCGGGCACCGTCGGCAACTTGTACCTCAAGTACAAGCCCTACCTCAAGGTCGTGAACGGATGCGTTCCCttccccgccgtcgacgccgccggaAACACTGG TGCCGGCCTCAAGCCCACGGGCAGCTCCAACGGCGGCTGCTCCTCCAGCACCGGCCAGGTCTacgcccgcggcgccgcctaCAACGGCGCCTACGCCATCATGTACTCGTACTACATGCCCAAGGACTCGCCCGCGACCGGCCTGGGCCACACCCACGACTGGGAGAACATTGTCGTCTGGCTCTCGGCCGCGTCCGAGTCCGCCACGGTCCTCGGCgtgtccgtctcggcccaCGGCAActacgacaagaagacgtcCGGCATCAGCTACACCAGCACGACGCACCCGCGCGTCGGCTACCGCAGCATCTTCCCCGTCAACCACCAGATGATCTTCACCAGCGACCAGGGCGGCCAGCAGCCCGTCATCGCGTGGGAGTCgctgcccgcggccgcgcGCACCGCCCTGGAGAACACCGACTTTGGCAGCGCCAACGTGCCCATGAAGGAGGGCAACTTTGTCAACAACCTCGGCAAGGCCGCGTTGTAA
- a CDS encoding C6 zinc finger domain containing protein, with protein MNLDNSNTMSPSVDDAGSLSPTNSRDDDENSQHPRKRQRVRLSCLECRRRKLSCDRGYPCQRCLKSGTPDRCTYETKSGVVLNASSGVPPAFAQLDSRRNGDLVMPSKEADLTVIREAAKDHDRIRRLELEVSQLKTQLTRQAMSSFDGSTVAGTNSPLTQKDETSDPPADPCANNSELQSCWHQYSDGDKSEIRFFRGKEFRTRYFGPHNATMAFIELTGLCPFMKETADEWLKPVKAHDRKDRKKRKEDRDKFFLQPDAQLESLLPPKDHCDALVEVYIDQFEQMHRIIHIPTFRREYSQFWENPTESRYAALTALVLAICAVANCIHTHESLRFTGMISNAHSTAEKWIKAVEEWQTGQSMKHRKLIHYQIACLLYLSKRVNTVKKKRFWTNSGALIQDGISVGLHREPSHMSGKISVYNQEMRRRIWATVQEFDMQASFDHGLPTLVSQLHYDVQPPRNLDDEDFDEDTTQLPPSKHGKEYTYSSYQNLARQSLPLRMELSRLLCGPPGEVDYDQVIRYTNDITHEIDSLPSWEHNNNNTHGGKRPLLAYTLLHIQLRQYIIPLHQPFLKLRKSNAKYQYSEIIYYNAARDIVLLHDKLYEQGIRCLNFLREDALTTAVNLCSVTMLQPRGSTNMIMINSQHTVKLLEKCLSMKEDRLLRCGNTEPWGYSIMCSALGLLEAHLGTKTTEQAKASSAERFVNLHYKLLANQEPPVSSQQSELSRIPGLEVPERAKVSIIPGFVPAAAAAAAAAALSSSSPSLSLSSSSIEQLLTHLSKSVTPFSFQGYPASSASQNTVDSLLPQPLPWMPTSIDPQVSLHGDFSPPLVADSVLAKAAQSFNPDFSLEALGLNLNELWGESWDFS; from the exons ATGAATCTGGACAACAGCAACACAATGTCACCCTCCGTGGACGACGCCGGGAGTCTGTCTCCCACCAACTCTCGCGATGACGATGAAAACTCACAGCATCCTCGCAAGCGCCAGCGTGTCCGCCTGAGCTGCCTCGAGTGCCGCCGGAGGAAGCTGTCCTGCGACAGAGGCTACCCGTGCCAGCGATGCCTGAAGAGCGGCACGCCGGACCGTTGCACCTACGAGACCAAGTCGGGCGTTGTTTTGAATGCGAGCTCCGGCGTCCCGCCCGCTTTCGCCCAGCTCGATTCGCGGAGGAACGGCGATCTCGTCATGCCCAGCAAGGAGGCCGACTTGACCGTCATCCgcgaggcggccaaggaccACGACCGCATCCGTCGCCTCGAGCTGGAGGTTTCCCAGCTCAAGACCCAACTCACGCGACAGGCCATGTCTTCCTTCGACGGCAGCACCGTGGCCGGCACGAACTCGCCGCTCACCCAAAAGGATGAGACCAGTGACCCGCCCGCGGACCCCTGCGCCAACAACTCGGAATTGCAGTCCTGCTGGCATCAGTACAGTGACGGTGACAAGTCAGAGATCCGCTTTTTCAGGGGCAAGGAGTTCAGGACGCGGTATTTCGGCCCTCACAACGCCACCATGGCCTTCATCGAG TTGACTGGCCTGTGTCCCTTTATGAAGGAGACGGCAGATGAGTGGCTGAAGCCCGTCAAGGCCCATGACCGCAAGGACcgcaagaagcgcaaggagGACCGCGACAAGTTTTTCCTCCAGCCTGATGCTCAGCTCGAGTCTCTGCTGCCACCCAAGGATCACTGTGACGCCCTGGTGGAGGTCTACATTGACCAGTTCGAGCAAATGCACCGCATCATCCACATCCCCACGTTCCGCAGGGAATACTCGCAGTTCTGGGAGAACCCGACTGAATCCCGCTACGCCGCACTCACCGCCCTCGTCTTGGCAATCTGCGCCGTCGCGAACTGCATTCACACCCACGAGTCTCTGAGGTTCACCGGCATGATCTCCAACGCCCACAGCACCGCCGAGAAGTGgatcaaggccgtcgaggaatGGCAGACGGGCCAGAGCATGAAGCACCGGAAGCTCATCCACTACCAGATTGCCTGTCTGCTGTATCTCAGCAAGCGGGTGAACacggtgaagaagaagcgtTTCTGGACGAACTCGGGCGCCCTGATCCAGGATGGCATCTCGGTCGGCCTGCACCGGGAGCCCAGCCACATGTCGGGCAAGATCTCGGTATACAACCAGGAGATGCGGCGCAGGATATGGGCGACGGTGCAAGAGTTCGATATGCAGGCCTCGTTCGAtcacggcctgcccacacTGGTGAGCCAGCTGCACTACGACGTGCAGCCGCCGAGGAatctggacgacgaggattTTGACGAGGACACGACCCAGCTGCCCCCGTCCAAGCACGGAAAGGAGTACACGTACTCCTCCTACCAGAACCTCGCCCGTCAGAGCTTGCCTCTGCGCATGGAGCTGAGCCGGCTTCTCTGCGGTCCCCCGGGGGAGGTTGATTACGACCAGGTCATCCGATACACGAACGACATCACACACGAGATCGACTCGCTGCCGTCGTGGGagcacaacaacaacaacacgcACGGCGGCAAGAGGCCGCTCCTCGCCTACACGCTGCTTCACATCCAGCTCCGCCAGTACATCATCCCGCTCCACCAGCCCTTCCTCAAGCTCCGCAAGTCCAACGCCAAGTATCAGTACTCGGAGATCATCTACTACAACGCCGCGCGAGACATTGTCCTCCTGCACGACAAGCTCTACGAGCAGGGCATCCGGTGCCTCAACTTCTTGCGCGAGGACGCCCTCACGACGGCCGTCAACCTCTGTAGCGTAACGATGCTGCAGCCGCGCGGCTCGACCAACATGATCATGATCAACTCGCAACACACGGTCAAGCTGCTGGAGAAGTGCCTCTCCATGAAGGAGGACCGACTCCTGCGGTGCGGCAACACCGAGCCGTGGGGCTACTCCATCATGTGCTCGGcgctcggcctgctcgaggcGCACCTGGGCACCAAGACGACGGAGCAGGCcaaggcgtcgtcggcggaaCGGTTCGTCAACCTGCACTACAAGCTGCTGGCGAACCAGGAACCCCCCGTGTCGAGTCAGCAGTCGGAGCTGTCCAGGATCCCCGGCTTGGAGGTTCCCGAGAGAGCCAAGGTGAGCATCATCCCCGGCTTTgtcccggcggcggcagcggcggcggcagcggctgcgttgtcttcgtcgtctccgtcgttgtcgttgtcatcgtcgagcaTCGAGCAGCTACTGACTCACCTATCAAAGTCGGTCACGCCCTTCTCGTTCCAGGGCTACccagcgtcgtcggcatcgcaGAACACGGTCGACAGCCTCCTGCCTCAGCCGCTGCCGTGGATGCCCACGTCCATCGACCCGCAGGTGAGTCTTCACGGCGACTTCTCCCCCCCACTCGTCGCTGACAGTGTCTTGGCAAAGGCGGCGCAGTCGTTCAATCCCGACTTTAGTCTTGAAGCTTTGGGATTGAACTTGAACGAGTTGTGGGGAGAATCGTGGGACTTTAGCTGA
- a CDS encoding Phosphoesterase, translating to MRFSFFPLAGLLATVGASHVGGRAFDRFISIWLENQDFSKVVKDSHIADLKKEGILLSNYYAHTHPSQANYIAALAGDYFGMNHDEPVRLPINVSTIVDLLEWRGLPWKAYMEDIPGPGYLAAASDGQTGHGKWDYVRKHNPFVSFDSINLNGSRLLNIVGFDDWKIDFDKKQVPQWAFLSPNMMNDGHNTTMEYATKWAHDFLKPMLAKDAFKERTLIQLTYDESEDYGKPNRIVSLLLGSAIPAFSKGTEDKTFYTHYSMLSTVEYNWETPNLGRYDVGANIFKFAQDLGSKVIVPNKDPPNMASVQNTESYFGPLNGDASRFRPYPPPNLALNGSSGLPILEHVRLQWVYHNQPTPYDGSGTLYDANFQPQYIPQPV from the exons ATGCgcttctctttctttcctctgGCTGGGTTGCTGGCGACCGTCGGAGCCAGCCACGTTGGCGGCAGAGCCTTTGATCGGTTCATCTCCATCTGGCTGGAAAATCAG GACTTTTCCAAAGTCGTCAAGGATTCCCACATTGCCGACCTGAAGAAAGAGGGGATTCTCCTATCGAACTACTATGCGCATACCCACCCCAGCCAGGCCAACTACATTGCAGCTCTCGCCGGAGATTACTTTGGCATGAACCACGACGAACCCGTGCGGCTGCCAATCAACGTGTCCACCATCGTTGATCTGCTCGAATGGCGGGGACTGCCATGGAAAGCCTACATGGAAGACATCCCCGGTCCGGGTTACTTGGCCGCAGCCAGCGACGGTCAAACTGGCCATGGCAAGTGGGACTACGTCCGGAAACACAA CCCTTTTGTGTCATTCGACTCCATCAACCTCAACGGGAGCCGGCTGCTCAACATAGTAGGCTTCGACGACTGGAAGATTGACTTTGACAAGAAGCAAGTGCCTCAGTGGGCCTTCCTGTCCCCCAACATGATGAACGATGGCCACAATACAACCATGGAGTATGCCACGAAGTGGGCGCACGACTTCTTGAAACCCATGCTGGCGAAAGACGCCTTCAAAGAGCGCACGTTGATTCAGCTGACGTACGACGAATCCGAAGACTATGGGAAGCCGAACCGGATCGTCTCACTATTGCTGGGGAGCGCGATACCTGCTTTCTCCAAGGGGACCGAGGACAAGACCTTCTACACCCACTACTCGATGCTATCAACAGTCGAGTACAACTGGGAGACGCCGAACCTGGGACGGTATGACGTGGGCGCCAACATCTTCAAGTTCGCGCAGGACCTCGGTAGCAAAGTCATCGTCCCAAACAAGGACCCGCCCAATATGGCTTCTGTTCAGAATACGGAGTCTTATTTCGGGCCTCTCAACGGCGACGCCAGCCGTTTCCGCCCCTACCCACCCCCGAACCTCGCCCTCAACGGGTCCAGCGGGTTGCCCATCCTGGAGCACGTCCGCCTGCAATGGGTCTACCACAACCAGCCGACCCCGTATGATGGGAGCGGCACCCTCTACGACGCCAACTTCCAGCCTCAGTACATTCCACAGCCCGTATAG
- a CDS encoding CFEM domain-containing protein, translating to MRQSMLIGLMVAFFRASQASLLDYAGKLPECGLNCTLEQIPLSACKVVSNDTCICSDEKLRASVQACLLERCKRLEAIDVARIEAEACKRPVRNRKVDIIAPIVIQALGALAVPLRLYARWTTMHRFESDDLIMIFCGLLFIVFVTLGQLEPQAGSVAFGEDIWMVEPEELTFGLKIFFIDESFYLACLGLTKISVLFFYLRIFPNKSFRRATYAAMTYIGLSTTIMLFMQIFQCIPFSFNWDGWKGDFGPHHCLNINVLAFVAGGLSISHDIIILFLPVPLLWHLNMGLRSKIGIFIMFSLGIFILITSCVRLQYIALFTRSLNPTWDFTDPLIWSGIEVSVSMIVVCLPATRVLWKRSLPRCFSSIATLEFSPPKRESSTSSRVAQYSKSNAGGGGGDHRSNEQSSSFDRKAAAAAAARRIAERRKQFFSFRSTNVEPSESELELGDKVRGEVRTQIRYGDAEPPPSSTSRRRGSIESGIHVRTTTTFEDLTGEARGKPFFLP from the exons ATGAGGCAGTCCATGCTAATCGGCCTCATGGTCGCCTTCTTCCGAGCCTCACAAGCTTCCCTGCTAGACTACGCAGGAAAGCTTCCAGAGTGCGGT CTGAACTGTACTCTGGAACAAATACCGCTCTCGGCGTGCAAGGTCGTGTCGAACGATACCTGCATATGCAGCGATGAAAAGCTGAGGGCAAGCGTGCAGGCGTGCCTCCTCGAGCGGTGCAAGAGGCTGGAGGCCATAG ATGTCGCGAGGATAGAGGCCGAAGCGTGCAAGAGACCGGTCCGCAACCGGAAAGTCGACATCATCGCGCCCATCGTCATCCAGGCTCTCGGGGCATTGGCGGTCCCGTTGCGGTTATATGCCCGCTGGACAACCATGCACCGATTTGAGTCCGACGACCTGATCATGATCTTTTGCGGG CTCCTTTTCATTGTGTTCGTCACCCTCGGTCAGCTGG AACCCCAAGCCGGCTCAGTCGCATTCGGGGAAGACATATGGATGGTGGAGCCGGAAGAGCTCACCTTCGGACTCAAG atcttcttcatcgacgaGAGCTTCTACCTCGCATGCCTGGGGCTCACCAAGATATCGGTGCTCTTCTTCTACCTGCGGATATTCCCTAACAAATCGTTCCGGCGCGCCACCTACGCGGCCATGACCTACATCGGGCTGTCGACCACCATCATGCTCTTCATGCAGATCTTCCAGTGCATCCCCTTCTCGTTCAACTGGGACGGGTGGAAGGGCGACTTTGGCCCGCACCACTGCCTCAACATCAACGTGCTGgccttcgtcgccggcgggctCAGCATCAGCcacgacatcatcatcctcttcctccccgtGCCACTGCTATGGCACCTCAACATGGGCCTGCGCTCCAAGATTGGCATCTTCATCATGTTCAGCCTGGGCATCTTCATCCTGATCACGTCGTGCGTGCGCCTGCAGTACATCGCCCTGTTCACGCGGTCGCTGAACCCGACGTGGGACTTTACGGATCCGCTCATCTGGTCGGGTATCGAGGTGTCGGTGTCGATGATCGTCGTGTGCCTCCCCGCGACGCGGGTCCTCTGGAAGCGCAGCCTGCCCAGGTGCTTCAGCTCCATCGCGACCCTCGAGTTCTCGCCGCCCAAGAGGGAGTCGAGCACGTCGTCGCGGGTCGCGCAGTACTCCAAGTCgaacgccggcggcggcggcggcgaccaccGGAGCAACGAgcagtcgtcgtcgttcgaccgaaaggcggcggcggccgcggcggcgcggaggatCGCCGAGAGGAGGAAACAGTTCTTCTCGTTCCGGTCCACCAACGTCGAGCCGAGCGAGAgcgagctggagctgggcgaCAAGGTCCGGGGCGAGGTGCGGACGCAGATCAGGTACGGGGACGCGGaaccacccccctcctccacctcgaGACGCCGGGGCTCTATCGAGTCGGGCATCCACGTGCGCACGACGACCACGTTTGAAGACTTGACGGGTGAGGCCCGCGGAAAACCTTTCTTTTTGCCATGA
- a CDS encoding Transcription factor RfeG has product MRFSSFFPLLIIYAVMAKNIGDLSVDIIASFHNLLGALEDSDDGSVRKRLQYKFRDQLARLRVWSGDTGALDRGQDSLESRLRDASHIRTQILELLNDLAQSLKDARDIMASFGPSWNGLNNEKEVPDDVDAETEGTEIATDITDLVDCLSRLSFSIHNPAPHDEILASKVTDAESFEQQDIQHVRTRFAGIKYYLARRLGKAISRRREYFQYLKTSQPGFRSRGSTNESQLGPKLKPLLTPEQVERIISAGDLSDDDDSDLGDSQSIHQTPRMASQKTKDPRVARQRSASMFTSLLKGATDISVECPYCYTEISVRTASSLKKHLLGDLKPFNCLAEVCAISENSFSTLDEWMQHMLQNHLRTYRCPVLCKNTFISRSDCAKHLAQEHPESIPEHHVDALIRLSSEPLDPDMGVSCPMCLESLPSLKNYKTHVGDHLMSLALVALPEVEGPERSQEDDGIERVALDTGSFITRPISPGGRTGICVTVTDNEKKPSNYKKTPALVIEDTKQPPRSRSQQPPAREKPTGVTPGKRRSTSPLDDSWQPRVYLPSQMAPVSRARPNEYFVPKEGISREVIAANICKYLGLDAIARPCSHTAMVIGLKAESVRWEAERQKRAPSTDGDNDMSARPSRPARLLRDKASRYDASLINDFNNELPNHEIQSSLLGQFSWLVDGAAADHVDLPFDPAIGNGTDLDTVYLAPGSADSLTSPSFARDIDATRPYMTRPSYSSTSKASYPSPSVQSILYPGVALVRGIWASAAKTPAAAAAAASTSKDADTQAEIPIADIHTQMSYFPGSRLIGLGETISGDDDPGRDE; this is encoded by the exons ATGCggttctcttctttttttccgTTGCTCATCATCTACGCCGTGATGGCCAAAAACATCGGTGACCTTTCCGTGGACATCATTGCGTCCTTCCATAATCTTTTGGGTGCCTTGGAAGATTCCGACGATGGCTCCGTTCGGAAACGACTCCAGTACAAGTTTCGGGATCAGCTTGCTCGATTAAGGGTATGGTCTGGCGACACTGGCGCTCTCGATAGAGGCCAGGACTCTTTGGAGTCAAGGCTCCGCGACGCATCGCACATTCGCACGCAGATCCTGGAACTGCTTAATGACTTAGCCCAGTCTCTGAAAGATGCGAGAGACATTATGGCTTCCTTCGGACCGTCATGGAACGGTTTGAATAACGAAAAAGAAGTCCCGGATGACGTGGATGCTGAGACAGAAGGCACAGAGATAGCAACAGACATCACGGACTTGGTCGACTGTCTCTCAAGACTCAGCTTTTCCATTCATAACCCGGCACCCCACGACGAAATCTTGGCCTCAAAAGTAACCGACGCCGAGAGCTTCGAACAGCAGGATATCCAGCACGTACGCACAAGGTTTGCGGGTATCAAATATTACCTTGCACGGCGTCTGGGAAAGGCAATATCACGCAGGCGAGAGTACTTTCAGTACCTCAAGACTTCTCAACCCGGTTTCCGCAGTCGTGGAAGCACAAACGAATCCCAACTCGGACCGAAATTAAAGCCTCTCTTGACGCCTGAGCAAGTAGAACGCATCATTTCAGCTGGCGACTTgagcgacgatgacgactcTGACCTCGGAGACTCACAGAGTATTCATCAAACACCAAGAATGGCCTCACAGAAAACAAAAGACCCAAGAGTTGCCCGACAACGCTCGGCATCCATGTTTACTTCTTTGTTGAAGGGGGCAACCGACATAAGCGTGGAGTGCCCGTATTGCTATACGGAAATATCTGTAAGGACTGCTTCTTCATTGAA GAAGCATCTGCTGGGAGATCTCAAACCATTCAACTGTTTGGCCGAGGTTTGCGCAATCTCCGAGAACAGCTTTTCGACGCTCGACGAGTGGATGCAACACATGTTGCAAAACCACCTGAGAACATACCGTTGTCCAGTGCTTTGCAAAAACACGTTCATCTCCCGGTCCGATTGCGCGAAGCACTTGGCACAGGAGCATCCTGAGTCGATACCGGAACATCACGTTGATGCATTGATCAGATTGAGTTCGGAACCCTTAGACCCGGACATGGGCGTTTCCTGTCCCATGTGCCTGGAAAGCCTACCATCACTGAAGAACTATAAAACGCATGTGGGAGATCACCTGATGAGTTTGGCGTTAGTTGCGCTACCTGAGGTCGAAGGCCCGGAAAGAAGtcaagaagacgacggaATCGAGAGAGTGGCCTTGGACACAGGCTCCTTCATCACACGCCCCATCTCTCCCGGTGGTAGGACTGGTATATGCGTTACCGTTACCGacaacgagaagaagccgtcAAATTATAAGAAAACGCCTGCTCTCGTCATCGAAGACACGAAACAACCCCCACGTAGCCGCTCGCAACAGCCACCGGCCAGAGAGAAGCCGACGGGCGTGACACCAGGGAAACGACGATCAACGTCACCTCTAGATGATAGTTGGCAACCACGAGTCTATCTACCGTCACAGATGGCCCCAGTTTCAAGAGCTAGACCAAACGAGTATTTTGTCCCGAAAGAAGGCATAAGCCGCGAAGTCATCGCGGCCAACATCTGCAAATACCTTGGACTCGACGCTATCGCACGGCCATGTTCTCACACG GCCATGGTCATCGGTCTCAAAGCCGAATCGGTGCGCTGGGAAGCCGAGAGGCAAAAGCGAGCGCCAAGCaccgacggcgacaacgacaTGTCTGCTCGGCCTTCTAGACCCGCCCGTCTTCTTAGAGACAAAGCCTCAAGGTATGATGCGTCCCTGATCAA TGACTTCAACAACGAGCTTCCAAACCACGAGATCCAAAGCAGCCTTCTCGGTCAATTCTCGTGGCTTGTCGATGGAGCTGCCGCCGATCATGTAGACCTCCCGTTTGATCCTGCTATCGGTAACGGCACCGACCTCGACACAGTGTACCTGGCGCCCGGCAGTGCCGATTCATTGACCTCACCATCGTTTGCGCGCGATATAGATGCCACACGTCCGTACATGACACGACCGTCTTACTCATCAACGTCAAAGGCGAGCTATCCCTCCCCGTCCGTACAGTCGATTCTCTACCCCGGCGTAGCACTGGTCCGGGGTAtctgggcgtcggcggctaAGACacccgccgctgccgccgctgccgccagcaccagcaaAGATGCGGATACACAAGCCGAGATCCCAATTGCCGATATCCACACGCAGATGAGCTATTTTCCAGGCAGTCGGTTGATCGGACTTGGAGAGACCATTTCAGGCGATGATGACCCAGGGAGGGATGAATAG
- a CDS encoding 2-dehydropantoate 2-reductase: protein MPHKARVLLVGGGGIGTIAALNLEHGGLAEVTAVLRSNFDIVSRKGFSISSCDHGTLENWRPARVLNSVPNTSDASPEERYDYLVCCTKNVPDAGSPLPDIVAPAVTPGHTVIVLIQNGLNIQRPFFDRFPSNVVLSGVSRVDAHEVCPGVVEQKQHDLLHIGAFRNPRLDDDEEQQARAARRFVALYAAGGAATCLHEPDVDLDRWRKLVYNASFNPICALTGLNASELQMTGKTMDTMVIPAMREVLAVATAAGHEIPGDIVEKTIQLNPVEENIKPSMQVDFEKGNLIEHENILGEVVREAQRHSVATPILTVLYELCCAHQWRFKKDRGLGC from the exons ATGCCACACAAGGCACGcgtgctcctcgtcggcggcggcggcattggcACCATAGCCGCCCTTAACCTCGAGCACGGGGGCCTGGCCGAGGTCACAGCCGTGCTCCGTTCCAACTTCGACATCGTCAGCCGCAAAGGCTTCTCCATCAGCTCATGCGACCACGGCACCTTGGAGAACTGGCGTCCCGCCCGAG TCTTGAACTCCGTTCCCAACACATCAGACGCAAGCCCCGAGGAACGGTATGACTACCTCGTTTGCTGCACCAAGAACGTCCCCGACGCCGGCTCGCCGCTCCCTGACATCGTCGCCCCCGCCGTCACCCCCGGCCACACCGTCATTGTCCTCATCCAAAACGGGCTCAACATCCAGCGGCCCTTCTTCGACCGCTTCCCCTCCAACGTCGTCCTCTCGGGTGTGAgccgcgtcgacgcccacgAGGTGTgccccggcgtcgtcgagcagaaACAGCACGACCTGCTGCACATTGGCGCCTTCCGGAACCCccgccttgacgacgacgaggagcagcaggcccgCGCTGCGCGGCGCTTTGTGGCGCTCTACGCCGCCGGAGGGGCGGCGACATGTCTGCACGAGCCagacgtcgacctcgaccgctGGCGCAAGCTCGTGTACAACGCCTCGTTCAACCCGATCTGCGCCCTCACGGGCCTGAACGCTAGCGAGCTGCAGATGACAGGCAAGACGATGGACACGATGGTCATCCCGGCCATGAGGGAGGTCCTCgcggtggcgacggcggcgggccaCGAGATTCCTGGGGACATCGTGGAGAAGACCATCCAGCTCAACCCCGTTGAGGAGAACATCAAGCCCAGCATGCAAGTCGACTTTGAGAAG GGCAACCTGATTGAGCACGAAAACATCCTCGGCGAAGTGGTCCGCGAAGCGCAGAGGCACAGCGTCGCCACGCCCATCTTGACCGTCCTGTACGAACTATGCTGCGCCCATCAGTGGAGGTTCAAGAAGGACAGGGGCCTTGGGTGTTag